One stretch of Chitinophaga pendula DNA includes these proteins:
- a CDS encoding M20 metallopeptidase family protein, translating to MKTRIKDLAVQYAPESIAIRHHIHSHPELSFQEHETSAFIQRKLDEYGIPYTAGVAGTGIVALIKGNHPDSRVVAIRADIDALPITEANEVPYKSQHAGVMHACGHDVHTTCVLGAARILQELKAEWEGTVKVIFQPGEEKHPGGASLMIQEGVLDNPRPEKILGLHVQPNMETGLVGFRAGQYMASADEIYITIRGKGGHAAAPHLTVDTILVASHLVVSLQQIISRNNNPFTPSVLSICAFNGGYTTNVIPSEVKLMGTFRAMDETWRFKAHALIKKQATELVHAMGADIDIEILVGYPCLYNNETVTAEARSLATEYMGEAHVVDTEVRMGAEDFAFYSQIIPACFFRLGTGNVEKGITSGVHTPTFDVDEGAIAHGIGTMAYLAMHI from the coding sequence ATGAAGACTCGTATTAAAGACCTGGCGGTGCAATATGCGCCGGAATCTATTGCCATCAGACACCACATACATTCCCATCCCGAATTATCTTTCCAGGAACATGAGACATCGGCATTCATACAGCGTAAGCTGGATGAATACGGTATCCCCTATACGGCTGGTGTGGCCGGTACGGGCATCGTAGCCCTTATCAAGGGTAACCACCCGGATAGCCGGGTGGTAGCGATCCGTGCGGACATTGATGCGTTGCCTATTACGGAGGCCAACGAGGTACCCTATAAATCGCAGCATGCCGGTGTGATGCATGCCTGCGGGCATGATGTACATACGACCTGTGTGCTGGGAGCTGCCCGCATCTTACAGGAGTTAAAAGCGGAGTGGGAAGGTACGGTGAAGGTTATTTTTCAGCCTGGGGAGGAAAAACATCCTGGGGGAGCGAGCCTGATGATACAGGAAGGCGTACTGGATAATCCGCGGCCGGAGAAGATATTGGGTTTGCATGTGCAACCGAATATGGAGACGGGACTGGTCGGTTTCCGTGCCGGGCAGTATATGGCTAGTGCGGATGAGATCTATATTACGATCAGGGGTAAGGGAGGCCATGCTGCGGCGCCCCACCTGACGGTAGATACGATACTGGTGGCCTCTCACCTGGTGGTGAGCTTACAGCAGATCATCAGCCGTAACAACAATCCGTTTACGCCATCGGTATTATCTATCTGTGCATTCAACGGCGGCTATACGACGAATGTGATTCCCAGCGAGGTGAAGTTGATGGGTACGTTCAGAGCGATGGACGAGACCTGGCGGTTCAAGGCGCATGCGTTGATCAAAAAGCAGGCGACGGAGCTGGTGCATGCGATGGGTGCGGATATTGACATTGAGATATTGGTAGGATATCCTTGTTTGTATAATAATGAGACGGTGACGGCGGAAGCGCGTAGTTTGGCAACGGAGTATATGGGAGAAGCTCATGTGGTGGATACGGAGGTGCGTATGGGAGCGGAGGATTTTGCATTTTACAGCCAGATCATCCCGGCATGTTTCTTCCGTTTGGGTACTGGCAATGTGGAGAAGGGTATTACTTCCGGTGTACATACGCCGACCTTTGATGTAGATGAAGGTGCGATTGCGCACGGTATAGGTACGATGGCTTACCTGGCGATGCATATTTGA
- a CDS encoding SPOR domain-containing protein, which produces MKKLFGLLACLLIGGLAMAQEHTMAMNTNTVRVVKDSRIDILIKKQIYINTLAIRNQQGFRVQVITTNKRNEANEVKARVMQLYPDYRTYIDYQAPYFKVRVGDFKTREEAGELRERLTGLFPGGVFVVPAIINVSLSKESTNEDSY; this is translated from the coding sequence ATGAAGAAATTATTCGGTCTGTTAGCCTGTCTGCTAATAGGAGGGCTGGCGATGGCACAGGAGCACACGATGGCGATGAATACCAATACGGTGCGGGTTGTCAAGGACAGCCGTATTGATATCCTGATCAAGAAACAGATCTACATCAATACGCTGGCGATTCGTAACCAGCAGGGGTTCCGTGTGCAGGTGATTACGACGAACAAGCGTAATGAAGCTAACGAGGTGAAGGCCCGTGTAATGCAATTGTATCCTGATTACCGTACATACATTGATTATCAGGCGCCTTATTTCAAGGTGCGGGTAGGTGATTTCAAGACGAGGGAAGAAGCGGGCGAGTTGCGTGAGCGGCTGACGGGCTTGTTTCCCGGCGGCGTGTTTGTAGTGCCTGCCATTATCAATGTTTCCCTGAGTAAAGAATCAACGAATGAAGACTCGTATTAA
- the deoC gene encoding deoxyribose-phosphate aldolase → MAINRYIDHTILKPTSTLEDIKQLCMEAVEYEFAAVCVPPPFVKMAKNFLHATTTKVATVIGFPFGYSAIEAKVAEAVLAIVDGADEIDMVASLLAIRNNDWAYLEKEIATILPIIRNKQKVLKVIIESGILLEEEIIQCCALYGRYGVDFVKTSTGYAEHGATVEAVRLMRRELPANIQIKASGGIRTFAFASELLAAGATRLGCSASVKIMQEAGVQGNTPAKEGDISNY, encoded by the coding sequence ATGGCAATCAACAGATATATAGATCATACGATATTAAAGCCGACGAGTACCCTGGAGGATATCAAGCAACTCTGTATGGAGGCGGTGGAATACGAATTTGCGGCGGTGTGTGTGCCCCCACCTTTTGTAAAGATGGCAAAGAATTTTCTGCATGCGACGACGACGAAGGTGGCGACGGTGATCGGGTTTCCGTTTGGTTATTCGGCGATAGAGGCGAAGGTAGCGGAGGCGGTGCTGGCGATCGTGGACGGTGCGGACGAGATAGATATGGTGGCGAGCCTGCTCGCTATCCGTAATAATGACTGGGCTTACCTGGAGAAGGAGATTGCGACGATATTACCGATCATCCGGAATAAGCAGAAGGTATTGAAGGTGATCATTGAAAGTGGCATATTATTGGAGGAAGAGATTATTCAGTGTTGTGCGTTGTATGGCAGGTATGGGGTAGATTTTGTAAAGACCTCTACTGGCTATGCGGAGCACGGGGCTACAGTGGAGGCGGTGCGGTTGATGCGGCGGGAGTTGCCGGCGAATATACAGATCAAAGCGTCCGGTGGTATTCGTACCTTTGCTTTTGCGAGTGAGCTGCTGGCGGCCGGGGCGACCAGATTGGGATGCAGTGCGAGTGTAAAGATCATGCAAGAGGCCGGGGTGCAGGGCAATACACCTGCGAAGGAAGGAGATATTTCTAACTATTAA
- a CDS encoding TetR/AcrR family transcriptional regulator — MSDTKDKIIVLADQLIRSRGYNAFSYKDIADPLQVKNAAIHYHFQTKDALGISVIDQTIAAQEENRRKWAKLPEDQQLRLFIDAYGRRNKEEGLLCLMGALSPDYITLSPEMQLKLKEMGNIIIDWVANCLENGRKNNYFHFQGDAQDRAYMVMSNLLAALQLSRVVGKHIFSRVKQQLIKDLT, encoded by the coding sequence ATGAGCGATACCAAGGATAAGATAATAGTACTGGCCGACCAACTGATCCGCTCAAGAGGATACAATGCGTTCAGCTATAAAGATATAGCGGACCCACTCCAGGTTAAAAATGCCGCCATCCATTATCATTTCCAAACCAAAGATGCCCTCGGCATCAGCGTCATCGATCAAACCATCGCAGCACAAGAGGAAAATCGCCGCAAATGGGCTAAATTACCAGAAGATCAACAACTTCGATTGTTCATCGATGCCTACGGCCGCCGGAATAAAGAAGAAGGGCTCTTATGCCTCATGGGCGCCCTCTCCCCGGATTATATCACCCTTTCCCCGGAAATGCAGCTCAAACTGAAGGAAATGGGTAATATTATCATTGACTGGGTCGCGAACTGCCTGGAAAATGGCCGGAAAAACAATTACTTTCACTTCCAAGGAGACGCTCAGGACCGCGCCTACATGGTCATGTCTAACCTCCTGGCAGCACTGCAGCTGTCACGAGTAGTAGGCAAACACATCTTCTCCCGGGTGAAACAACAGCTTATAAAAGATCTGACTTAA
- the fabF gene encoding beta-ketoacyl-ACP synthase II: MKRVVVTGMGALTPIGNEVATYWDALKAGKSGAATITRFDASRFRTQFACELKGYDATTLLDRNDLKRTDPFTQYALVVTDQAVKDAGLDFKAMDPFDTGVIWGTGQGGMQTFEEQVKEYTLGNYNPRFSPFFVPKLIANMASGMISMRYGLMGINYTTVSACATSNTAIMDAFNYIRWGKAKVIITGGSEAPITEASVGGFCAMKAMSTRNDDPASASRPFDVDRDGFVMGEGAGALVLEEYEHAKARGAHIYAEVVGAAMTADAYHMTATHPEGLGAYQAMVFALKDAGINKEEVDYLNTHATSTPVGDLSEVAAVTKLFGNAPAHLTISATKSMTGHLLGAAGAIEAIACIKAVENNIIPPTINTTNLDPQIPAGLQILTGQAIEKEVKVAMSNTFGFGGHNGIVVFKKI; the protein is encoded by the coding sequence ATGAAAAGAGTAGTTGTAACCGGTATGGGAGCACTCACGCCTATCGGCAATGAGGTCGCTACCTACTGGGATGCCTTGAAAGCAGGCAAAAGCGGTGCCGCCACCATCACTCGCTTCGATGCAAGCCGGTTCCGTACTCAGTTCGCCTGCGAACTGAAAGGATACGACGCCACCACCTTGCTGGATAGGAACGACCTGAAAAGGACTGATCCATTCACTCAATACGCCCTCGTTGTCACCGACCAGGCCGTAAAGGACGCTGGACTCGACTTCAAAGCTATGGACCCATTCGATACCGGCGTCATCTGGGGCACCGGCCAGGGTGGCATGCAAACCTTTGAAGAACAAGTGAAAGAATATACCCTGGGCAACTATAACCCCAGGTTCAGCCCCTTCTTCGTACCAAAACTCATCGCCAACATGGCCTCCGGAATGATCTCCATGAGGTACGGCCTCATGGGCATCAACTATACTACCGTCTCCGCTTGCGCAACTTCCAATACCGCCATCATGGATGCCTTTAACTACATCCGCTGGGGTAAAGCCAAAGTGATCATCACCGGTGGCTCCGAAGCTCCCATCACAGAAGCCTCCGTAGGCGGATTCTGCGCCATGAAAGCCATGTCCACCCGCAACGATGACCCCGCCTCCGCTTCCCGTCCCTTCGACGTAGATAGAGATGGCTTCGTAATGGGGGAAGGCGCCGGCGCACTCGTACTCGAAGAATACGAACATGCCAAAGCCAGAGGCGCCCACATCTACGCAGAAGTAGTAGGCGCCGCCATGACCGCCGACGCTTACCACATGACCGCCACCCACCCCGAAGGCCTCGGCGCCTATCAGGCCATGGTGTTCGCGCTTAAAGATGCAGGTATCAACAAAGAAGAAGTAGACTACCTCAACACACATGCTACCTCCACGCCAGTTGGCGACCTGAGCGAAGTCGCTGCCGTTACCAAACTGTTCGGCAACGCTCCTGCACACCTCACCATCAGCGCCACCAAATCCATGACAGGACACCTCCTCGGCGCCGCCGGCGCCATAGAGGCCATCGCCTGCATAAAAGCTGTGGAAAACAATATCATCCCGCCCACCATTAACACCACCAACCTCGATCCGCAAATACCCGCCGGCTTGCAAATACTCACCGGCCAGGCCATCGAAAAAGAAGTGAAAGTAGCCATGAGCAATACCTTCGGATTCGGTGGACACAACGGCATCGTCGTGTTCAAAAAAATATAA
- the secA gene encoding preprotein translocase subunit SecA — MLGFLTKLFGGHKSDRDIRTIQPMVKQINEEYSKLQSLPIDTLRNKTQEFRQRIQAHLAAIDAEIATQQQQADDTEDVAVKESVYQEIDKLKKDRDKQTEDILEQLLPEAFAVVKETARRLSESSQITATATELDRQLAVRKPYLRIEGDKVTWNNRWQAAGNEVTWNMVHYDVQLIGGTVLHQGKIAEMATGEGKTLVSTLPAYLNALAGQGVHIVTVNDYLARRDSEWNGPLFEFLGITVDCIDKHQPNSAERRNAYLADITYGTNNEFGFDYLRDNMVHNPEEMVQRKHHYAMVDEVDSVLIDDARTPLIISGPIPRGEEQEFHILKPRIQRLVDAQKKVTHQYLLEAKKLIGEGKDDPKTGGLALMRAWRGLPKSSALIKYLSEPGIKVLLQKAENYYLADQQREMPKVDEELYFHIDEKNNSVDLTEKGIALITQAGEDPNFFIMPDVGSEIAEIERQVGTPEEKLHRKDQLLQEFAIKSDRIHSVQQLLKAYTLFENDVEYVVMDGKVKIVDEQTGRILEGRRYSDGLHQAIEAKENVKVEAATQTFATVTLQNYFRMYHKLAGMTGTAVTEAGEFWEIYKLDVVTIPTNLPITRKDAEDLVYKTKRDKYKAVIEEVKQLQAQGRPVLVGTTSVEVSELLGKMLTFEKIPHNVLNAKQHAREAQIVAEAGMSGAVTIATNMAGRGTDIKLGPGVKEAGGLAIIGTERHESRRVDRQLRGRAGRQGDPGSSQFFVSLEDDLMRMFGSDRIASLMDRMGYKEGEVIQHSMITRSIERAQKKVEENNFGIRKRLLEYDDVMNKQRTVIYSKRNHALFGDRLAIDIDNAFYDVAESIITTHRESGDYEAFKMDVIMHFSVDSDIAPEELAKGDLSAMSTRLYHQAKSAYERKGADLTANTLPVIKQIQQEQGHHIENISIPFTDGKKGINVLANLQKVVATEGKETLHALERSITLALIDESWKEHLRAMDDLKQSVQSAVYEQKDPLLIYKFEAFNLFKQMDGDTSREIVSFLCKSGIPVSQDERQQEEQLQIREGHEEKTDMSGMRASHQEFDTAPVVNNGHVVPEEELDFGAQAEAVRQDPVRVGPKVGRNDPCPCGSGKKYKQCHGKDL; from the coding sequence ATGTTAGGTTTTTTAACAAAGCTTTTCGGAGGGCATAAGTCCGACAGAGATATCAGGACGATCCAGCCCATGGTGAAGCAGATAAACGAGGAGTACAGTAAACTGCAGTCCCTGCCTATCGATACGCTCCGCAACAAAACCCAGGAATTTCGTCAGCGTATACAAGCGCATCTTGCTGCTATTGATGCGGAGATAGCTACGCAGCAGCAGCAGGCGGATGATACGGAAGATGTGGCGGTGAAGGAGTCTGTATACCAGGAGATTGATAAGCTAAAGAAAGACCGAGACAAACAAACTGAAGATATTCTTGAGCAGCTGTTACCGGAGGCATTTGCGGTGGTGAAGGAGACGGCTCGCCGGTTGTCGGAGTCGTCGCAGATTACGGCGACGGCTACGGAGCTGGATCGTCAGCTGGCAGTTCGCAAGCCTTACCTGCGTATAGAAGGTGACAAAGTGACGTGGAACAATCGCTGGCAAGCGGCTGGCAATGAGGTGACCTGGAACATGGTGCATTATGATGTGCAGTTGATCGGTGGTACGGTATTGCACCAGGGTAAGATTGCGGAGATGGCAACGGGTGAGGGTAAGACGCTGGTGTCTACCTTACCTGCTTATTTGAACGCGTTGGCCGGGCAGGGTGTTCACATTGTAACGGTGAATGATTACCTGGCTCGACGTGACTCTGAGTGGAACGGACCTTTGTTTGAGTTCCTGGGTATTACGGTGGATTGTATTGATAAGCATCAGCCTAACTCTGCGGAGCGTCGCAATGCTTATTTAGCGGATATCACTTACGGGACGAATAACGAATTTGGTTTTGACTACCTGCGTGACAACATGGTGCATAATCCGGAGGAGATGGTGCAACGTAAGCATCACTATGCGATGGTGGATGAGGTGGACAGTGTGTTGATCGATGATGCGCGTACGCCGTTGATCATTTCGGGTCCTATCCCCCGTGGTGAGGAGCAGGAGTTCCATATTCTGAAGCCGCGTATACAGCGCCTGGTGGATGCGCAGAAGAAGGTGACGCATCAGTACCTGCTGGAAGCTAAGAAGCTGATTGGCGAGGGGAAGGATGATCCGAAGACGGGTGGATTGGCTTTGATGCGTGCATGGCGAGGTCTTCCCAAGAGCAGTGCGTTGATCAAATACCTAAGTGAGCCAGGTATCAAGGTATTGTTACAGAAAGCAGAAAACTACTACCTCGCTGACCAGCAGCGTGAGATGCCGAAGGTGGACGAGGAGTTGTATTTCCATATTGACGAGAAGAATAACAGTGTAGACCTGACTGAAAAGGGTATTGCGCTGATCACACAAGCGGGTGAGGATCCTAACTTCTTCATCATGCCGGATGTGGGTAGCGAGATCGCGGAGATCGAGCGTCAGGTGGGTACTCCGGAGGAGAAGCTACACCGGAAGGATCAGTTATTGCAGGAATTTGCGATCAAGTCGGACCGTATTCACTCTGTGCAGCAGTTGTTGAAAGCGTATACATTGTTTGAGAATGATGTGGAGTATGTGGTGATGGATGGTAAGGTGAAGATCGTGGATGAGCAGACTGGTCGTATTTTGGAGGGCCGTCGTTATTCTGACGGGTTGCACCAGGCGATCGAGGCGAAGGAGAATGTGAAGGTAGAGGCGGCTACGCAGACTTTTGCTACGGTGACTTTGCAGAACTACTTCCGTATGTATCATAAGCTGGCTGGTATGACTGGTACGGCGGTAACGGAAGCCGGTGAGTTCTGGGAGATCTATAAGCTGGATGTGGTGACGATCCCGACCAACCTGCCTATTACGCGTAAGGATGCGGAGGACCTGGTGTACAAGACCAAGCGTGATAAATATAAGGCGGTGATCGAAGAGGTGAAGCAATTGCAGGCACAAGGGCGTCCGGTACTGGTGGGTACTACCTCTGTAGAGGTGTCTGAGTTACTCGGTAAGATGCTGACTTTTGAGAAGATCCCTCACAATGTATTGAATGCGAAGCAGCACGCCCGTGAGGCGCAGATCGTTGCGGAAGCGGGTATGAGCGGTGCGGTGACCATTGCTACCAACATGGCGGGTCGTGGTACGGATATCAAACTCGGGCCTGGTGTGAAAGAAGCGGGTGGTCTTGCGATCATTGGTACGGAGCGTCACGAAAGCCGTCGTGTAGACCGGCAGTTGCGAGGTCGTGCGGGACGTCAGGGAGACCCCGGTAGTTCCCAGTTCTTTGTATCCCTGGAGGATGATCTGATGCGTATGTTCGGTTCTGACCGTATTGCATCGCTGATGGACCGTATGGGTTATAAGGAGGGCGAGGTGATACAGCACAGTATGATCACCCGTTCTATTGAGCGTGCGCAGAAGAAGGTAGAGGAAAATAACTTTGGTATCCGTAAGCGGCTGCTAGAGTATGATGATGTGATGAACAAGCAGCGTACGGTGATCTACAGTAAACGTAACCATGCTTTGTTCGGCGATCGTCTGGCGATCGATATTGACAATGCCTTTTATGATGTAGCGGAGAGTATCATTACTACGCACCGTGAGTCTGGCGATTATGAGGCATTCAAGATGGATGTGATCATGCATTTCTCTGTGGATTCAGATATTGCTCCGGAGGAGCTGGCGAAAGGTGATCTTTCTGCGATGTCTACCCGTCTGTATCACCAGGCGAAGTCGGCTTACGAGCGTAAGGGTGCTGATCTGACGGCTAATACCCTTCCTGTGATCAAACAGATCCAGCAGGAGCAGGGCCATCATATAGAGAACATCTCTATTCCATTTACTGACGGTAAGAAGGGTATCAATGTACTGGCTAACCTGCAGAAGGTGGTAGCGACAGAAGGTAAGGAGACATTACATGCGCTGGAGCGCAGCATTACGCTGGCGTTGATCGATGAGTCCTGGAAGGAGCATCTGCGTGCGATGGATGATCTGAAACAGTCTGTACAGAGTGCGGTATATGAACAAAAAGATCCGTTGTTGATCTATAAGTTCGAGGCCTTCAACCTGTTCAAGCAGATGGACGGTGATACCAGTCGTGAGATCGTATCGTTCCTATGTAAGTCGGGTATACCGGTGAGCCAGGATGAGCGTCAGCAGGAGGAGCAGTTACAGATCCGGGAGGGGCATGAGGAGAAGACGGACATGAGCGGTATGCGTGCCAGTCACCAGGAGTTTGACACAGCGCCTGTAGTGAATAACGGTCATGTTGTACCTGAGGAGGAGCTGGACTTTGGTGCGCAGGCGGAAGCGGTGCGTCAGGACCCGGTACGTGTAGGCCCTAAGGTGGGACGTAACGATCCTTGTCCTTGTGGTAGTGGTAAGAAGTACAAACAATGTCACGGTAAGGACTTATAG
- a CDS encoding Gfo/Idh/MocA family protein encodes MNRKLRMGMIGGGKDAFIGAIHRIAANMDGLVELKAGALSINPEVAVASGEALFLDPNRTYTDFKTMLEKEAAMPESERLDFITIVTPNFAHFEPAMMALDKGFNIVIEKPITFTLDEAKQLKEKVEQTGKTLLLTHTYTGYPLVKQARQMVKEGALGQIRKVWVEYPQGWLSKLSEKEGNAQAAWRTDPKRSGKSGAMGDIGTHAANLAEYISGAKIEKMCADLNILVPGRALDDDGAVLLRFDNGAAGVLMASQVAAGEENALKIRVYGEKGGLEWAQHEPNTLLVKWLDKPTEIYRAGGNYGGYQSSFAVHNTRTPGGHPEGYLEAFGNLYRNFALTLMAKIDGQQPTPEMLDFPGVEEGIRGMAFIDNVVKSSQSEQKWTAFTI; translated from the coding sequence ATGAATCGTAAGTTAAGAATGGGAATGATCGGTGGCGGCAAAGATGCCTTCATCGGTGCCATCCATCGCATCGCCGCCAATATGGACGGCCTGGTTGAATTGAAAGCGGGCGCATTAAGCATCAACCCCGAAGTCGCTGTCGCTTCCGGCGAAGCACTGTTCCTCGATCCAAATCGCACCTACACCGACTTCAAAACCATGCTGGAAAAAGAAGCCGCAATGCCCGAATCGGAAAGACTCGACTTCATCACCATCGTTACACCCAACTTCGCTCACTTCGAACCGGCTATGATGGCCCTCGATAAAGGGTTTAATATCGTGATCGAAAAACCCATCACCTTCACCCTCGATGAAGCCAAACAACTCAAAGAAAAAGTAGAACAGACAGGCAAAACCCTCCTGCTCACACACACATATACCGGCTATCCCCTGGTAAAACAGGCCCGCCAGATGGTAAAAGAGGGTGCCCTCGGCCAGATCCGCAAAGTATGGGTAGAATACCCCCAGGGTTGGCTGAGCAAACTGAGCGAAAAAGAAGGAAACGCCCAGGCCGCCTGGAGAACCGATCCCAAACGCTCCGGCAAAAGCGGCGCAATGGGCGACATCGGTACCCATGCCGCTAACCTCGCAGAATACATCTCCGGCGCCAAAATAGAAAAAATGTGCGCCGACCTCAATATCCTCGTCCCCGGCCGCGCCCTCGATGATGATGGGGCCGTCCTCCTCCGATTCGACAACGGCGCCGCTGGCGTCCTCATGGCATCACAGGTAGCCGCCGGCGAAGAAAATGCACTCAAAATAAGAGTATATGGAGAAAAAGGTGGACTCGAATGGGCACAACACGAACCCAATACCCTCCTGGTAAAATGGCTCGATAAACCCACCGAAATATATCGCGCCGGTGGCAACTACGGCGGATACCAATCCAGCTTCGCCGTTCACAACACCCGCACCCCCGGAGGCCACCCCGAAGGCTACCTCGAAGCTTTCGGTAACCTCTACCGCAACTTCGCCCTCACCCTCATGGCCAAAATCGATGGCCAGCAACCTACCCCCGAAATGCTCGACTTCCCGGGCGTAGAAGAAGGCATCAGAGGAATGGCTTTCATCGACAACGTCGTGAAATCCTCCCAGAGCGAACAAAAGTGGACCGCCTTCACCATCTAG
- a CDS encoding sugar phosphate isomerase/epimerase family protein gives MKTIKGPGIFLAQFAGDNAPFNSLKSICQWAATLGFKGVQIPTWISSFIDLQKAAESKTYADEIKGIVNEAGLEITELSTHLQGQLVAVHPAYNDLFDGFAPADKRGNTAARQEWAVNQLKYAAKASRNLGLNAHATFSGSLLWHTVYPWPQRPAGLVETGFKELANRWLPILNEFDEQGVDLCYEIHPGEDLHDGVSYERFLEATNNHKRANLLYDPSHLVLQCIDYLAYIDIYHERIKAFHVKDAEFNPTGRSGVYGGYQSWIDRPGRFRSLGDGQVNFKGVFSKLTQYGFDGWAVLEWECCMKHPEDGAREGAPFIKDHIIRVTDKAFDDFAGTGADQTFNKKVLGL, from the coding sequence ATGAAAACAATCAAAGGACCGGGCATATTCCTGGCACAATTCGCCGGCGATAACGCCCCCTTCAATAGCCTGAAAAGCATCTGCCAATGGGCAGCCACCCTGGGATTCAAAGGCGTGCAAATACCCACCTGGATCAGCAGCTTCATCGACCTCCAAAAAGCAGCAGAAAGTAAAACATATGCCGACGAAATAAAAGGGATCGTTAACGAAGCAGGACTGGAGATCACCGAACTCTCCACCCACCTCCAGGGACAACTAGTAGCCGTTCACCCAGCCTACAACGACCTCTTCGATGGTTTCGCCCCCGCCGATAAAAGAGGTAACACCGCCGCCCGCCAGGAATGGGCCGTTAACCAACTTAAATACGCCGCCAAAGCCAGCAGAAACCTGGGCCTCAACGCCCACGCTACCTTCTCCGGCTCCCTCCTCTGGCATACCGTATACCCCTGGCCCCAACGCCCGGCAGGCCTCGTCGAAACAGGTTTCAAAGAACTGGCCAACCGCTGGCTCCCCATCCTCAACGAATTCGACGAACAAGGCGTTGACCTCTGCTACGAAATCCACCCCGGAGAAGACCTCCACGATGGCGTCTCCTACGAACGATTCCTCGAAGCTACCAACAACCACAAAAGAGCCAACCTCCTCTACGATCCAAGCCACCTCGTCCTGCAATGCATCGACTACCTGGCATATATCGATATCTACCACGAAAGAATCAAAGCTTTCCACGTGAAAGATGCCGAATTCAACCCAACAGGCCGCTCCGGCGTCTACGGCGGTTATCAGTCCTGGATAGATCGCCCCGGTAGATTCAGATCCCTCGGCGATGGACAGGTGAACTTCAAAGGCGTATTCAGCAAACTCACACAATATGGCTTCGATGGATGGGCCGTACTCGAATGGGAATGCTGCATGAAACATCCCGAAGATGGCGCACGCGAAGGCGCCCCCTTCATCAAAGACCATATCATCCGCGTTACCGATAAAGCTTTTGATGACTTCGCCGGAACCGGCGCAGACCAAACTTTTAATAAAAAAGTGTTAGGATTGTAA
- a CDS encoding c-type cytochrome has translation MRKRFLMPVMVSAVFFAACGGGDKKAEQAKSETETTPAADNSMVSGGGATKSKGEELISQKDCKTCHKEEMKLVGPAYKDVAAKYETNDKNIDMLADKVIKGGSGNWGEVAMLPHPDISKDDAKEMVKYILSVGK, from the coding sequence ATGAGAAAGCGATTCTTGATGCCGGTGATGGTAAGTGCTGTATTCTTCGCCGCTTGTGGTGGCGGTGACAAAAAAGCAGAACAGGCTAAAAGCGAAACAGAAACAACGCCTGCTGCTGATAATTCCATGGTAAGCGGCGGTGGCGCCACCAAATCAAAAGGAGAAGAACTCATCTCCCAAAAAGATTGCAAAACCTGCCACAAAGAAGAAATGAAACTCGTAGGTCCCGCCTATAAAGACGTAGCCGCCAAGTACGAAACCAACGACAAAAATATCGACATGCTCGCCGATAAAGTGATCAAAGGTGGTAGCGGTAACTGGGGAGAAGTAGCCATGCTGCCTCATCCGGATATCTCCAAAGACGACGCAAAAGAAATGGTGAAATACATCCTGTCCGTCGGTAAATAA